A single Candidatus Eremiobacteraceae bacterium DNA region contains:
- a CDS encoding adenylate kinase, whose protein sequence is MTSKQLRVILLGSPGAGKGTQAELLAAAAGVPHISTGDMFRHAVTAGSAVGLAAASFMERGELVPDDVTIGVVEERLRISDARRGFVMDGFPRTAQQATAFDALLAKLGWKLDAAIEFAVPRIELLRRLTARWTCPSCGVTYNLDSARPRVPGICDRCASALVQRADDSEATVAIRLDVYERQTAPLLAYYRGAGSLITVDGTQSVEAVHGAVMRGLASCVEAPAS, encoded by the coding sequence ATGACCAGCAAACAGCTGCGCGTCATCTTGCTCGGCTCGCCTGGTGCCGGCAAGGGCACCCAGGCGGAGCTGCTCGCAGCGGCCGCAGGCGTGCCCCACATCTCCACGGGCGACATGTTCCGTCACGCCGTCACCGCCGGCTCCGCCGTGGGTCTTGCGGCTGCCAGCTTCATGGAGCGCGGCGAACTCGTTCCTGACGACGTCACGATCGGTGTCGTGGAGGAACGGCTGCGCATATCAGACGCCCGTCGCGGCTTCGTCATGGACGGCTTTCCGCGCACGGCACAGCAAGCCACGGCTTTCGACGCTCTGCTCGCGAAGTTAGGATGGAAGCTCGATGCCGCGATCGAGTTCGCGGTGCCGCGCATCGAGCTTCTGCGCAGGCTCACCGCCCGATGGACGTGCCCGAGCTGCGGTGTGACCTATAACCTCGATTCGGCGCGGCCGCGCGTCCCCGGCATCTGCGACCGTTGCGCCTCGGCCCTTGTCCAGCGCGCAGACGATAGCGAAGCCACCGTCGCGATCCGCCTCGACGTGTACGAGCGGCAGACCGCACCGCTGCTCGCATACTATCGCGGCGCCGGCTCGCTGATCACCGTCGACGGCACTCAGTCGGTTGAAGCCGTTCACGGGGCCGTCATGCGCGGCTTAGCCTCGTGCGTCGAGGCTCCGGCGTCATGA
- the map gene encoding type I methionyl aminopeptidase, which produces MIACRSEQELAKMRASGRVNAQALAALRARVAPGITTREIDRFAEETIRALGGEPAFLGYNGFTGSICLSLNEEVVHGIPGDRVLRDGDLLKMDIGSIVDGWYSDMACTVGVGEISAEAAALLEATEESLNVGIREVRPGAHVSDIGHAVQTFVEARGYSVVRQLVGHGIGQKLHEEPQVPNFGKRGAGAKLKPGMVLAIEPMVNQGGWQVYTKPDKWTVVTADGKLSAHFEHTVAVTQDGYEILTVIDGSMAKGGSVGTQTRRHAEALG; this is translated from the coding sequence ATGATCGCCTGCAGATCGGAACAAGAGCTCGCCAAGATGCGGGCCAGCGGACGAGTGAACGCGCAGGCGCTCGCGGCGCTTCGCGCTCGCGTCGCGCCCGGAATCACGACGCGCGAGATCGACCGCTTCGCCGAGGAGACGATCCGCGCGCTTGGCGGCGAGCCGGCATTCTTGGGCTACAACGGTTTCACCGGGTCGATCTGCCTTTCGCTGAACGAAGAAGTGGTTCACGGGATTCCGGGCGACCGGGTCTTGCGTGACGGCGATCTTTTGAAGATGGATATCGGGTCGATCGTGGACGGCTGGTACTCCGACATGGCCTGCACGGTCGGCGTGGGCGAGATCTCGGCCGAAGCGGCAGCGCTGCTCGAAGCGACCGAAGAATCGCTCAACGTGGGAATCCGCGAAGTTCGGCCCGGGGCGCACGTCTCGGACATCGGACACGCGGTGCAGACCTTTGTCGAAGCGCGCGGCTATTCGGTCGTGCGTCAGCTTGTCGGCCACGGCATCGGACAGAAGCTGCACGAAGAGCCCCAAGTGCCGAATTTCGGCAAGCGCGGCGCGGGGGCCAAACTCAAACCGGGCATGGTCCTCGCAATCGAGCCGATGGTGAACCAAGGCGGCTGGCAGGTCTACACGAAGCCCGACAAATGGACTGTGGTCACGGCCGACGGCAAGCTGTCGGCGCACTTCGAGCACACGGTCGCGGTCACGCAGGACGGCTACGAGATTTTGACGGTTATTGACGGGTCGATGGCGAAAGGAGGCTCGGTTGGCACGCAGACGCGGCGGCATGCAGAGGCGCTCGGCTAA
- the infA gene encoding translation initiation factor IF-1 — MQRRSAKKKEARAATTASPKEEAIEVEGVVVEPLPNAFFRVELQNGHRVLARVSGKIRMNFIRILPGDRVLVELSPYDLSQGRITYRYK, encoded by the coding sequence ATGCAGAGGCGCTCGGCTAAGAAAAAAGAGGCGCGCGCCGCGACCACGGCATCGCCCAAAGAAGAGGCCATTGAAGTAGAGGGCGTGGTCGTCGAACCGCTGCCCAACGCCTTCTTCCGCGTCGAGCTGCAGAACGGCCACCGCGTGCTCGCCCGCGTCTCGGGCAAGATCCGCATGAACTTCATCCGCATCTTGCCGGGCGATCGCGTGCTCGTCGAACTCTCTCCGTACGACCTCAGCCAAGGGCGTATAACGTACAGGTATAAGTGA
- the rpmJ gene encoding 50S ribosomal protein L36 yields MKVRPSVKKICDKCKIIKRAGRTRVICENPKHKQAQG; encoded by the coding sequence ATGAAAGTCAGACCATCGGTCAAGAAGATCTGTGACAAATGCAAGATCATCAAGCGGGCGGGTCGCACGCGTGTGATCTGCGAGAACCCTAAGCACAAGCAGGCGCAAGGATAG
- the rpsM gene encoding 30S ribosomal protein S13 — protein MARIAGIDLPREKRIEIALTYIFGIGRPTAVRLLGVTGVDPDIRVKDLKDEDIQKLREQIEKNLKVEGDLRREVGGAIKRLMDIGCYRGLRHRRGLPVRGQRTKTNARTRKGPKKTVAGKKKAKGPGGK, from the coding sequence ATGGCAAGAATCGCGGGCATCGACCTGCCGCGTGAAAAACGCATCGAGATCGCTCTGACGTATATCTTCGGCATCGGCCGGCCCACTGCCGTACGGCTGCTGGGCGTCACCGGCGTCGATCCGGATATCCGCGTCAAAGACCTCAAAGACGAAGACATCCAAAAGCTTCGCGAGCAGATCGAAAAGAATCTCAAAGTCGAAGGCGACCTCCGGCGCGAGGTCGGCGGTGCGATCAAGCGGCTGATGGACATCGGCTGCTACCGCGGCCTGCGCCATCGCCGCGGCCTGCCCGTTCGCGGGCAGCGCACGAAGACGAACGCCCGCACGCGCAAAGGTCCGAAGAAGACCGTCGCAGGCAAGAAGAAAGCCAAAGGACCGGGAGGTAAATAA
- the rpsK gene encoding 30S ribosomal protein S11: MPAAPKKERTRKKRVIKNVSQGVAHIRSSFNNTIVTITDTQGGSVAWASSGNMGFKGSKKSTPFAAQMAAESAARKSMEHGMRQVEVYVKGPGAGREAAIRALQAAGLEVVLIKDVTPIPHNGCRPPKRRRV; this comes from the coding sequence ATGCCCGCAGCACCGAAAAAAGAACGGACTCGCAAGAAGCGCGTCATCAAGAACGTCTCGCAGGGCGTCGCGCACATCCGGTCGAGCTTCAACAACACGATCGTCACGATCACGGATACGCAGGGTGGTTCAGTGGCGTGGGCGAGCTCAGGCAACATGGGCTTCAAGGGATCGAAGAAGTCGACGCCGTTCGCCGCGCAGATGGCGGCGGAGAGCGCGGCGCGCAAGTCCATGGAGCACGGCATGCGGCAGGTGGAGGTCTACGTCAAAGGGCCGGGCGCCGGACGCGAAGCCGCGATCCGCGCGCTGCAGGCCGCCGGCCTGGAGGTCGTCTTGATCAAAGATGTCACGCCGATCCCGCACAACGGATGCCGGCCGCCGAAACGGCGCCGGGTCTAG
- the rpsD gene encoding 30S ribosomal protein S4 — protein MARYTGPVCRLCRRESASGSKPGEKVKLFLKGERCLSKKCAVERRTAAPGQKANTKNRPKVSEYGKQLREKQKMRRIYGVLEKQFENYFEKASRSKGQTGASLLALLETRLDNVVYRLNLATSRAQARQLVRHRHFTLNGKRVNIPSMQVRPGDGVAVVETSTKSPLFGALTEYAKGRRVPGWLEFNEQELKAKVLARPARADIDTNVEEQLIVEYYSR, from the coding sequence ATGGCACGCTATACGGGGCCCGTCTGCCGGCTTTGCCGGCGCGAAAGCGCAAGCGGGTCCAAACCGGGCGAGAAAGTCAAACTCTTCCTCAAGGGCGAGCGCTGCTTGAGCAAAAAGTGCGCGGTCGAGCGCCGCACGGCAGCCCCCGGCCAGAAAGCGAATACGAAGAACCGGCCCAAGGTCTCAGAGTACGGCAAACAGCTGCGCGAAAAGCAGAAAATGCGCCGCATCTACGGGGTATTGGAGAAGCAGTTCGAGAACTATTTCGAGAAGGCGAGCCGTTCAAAAGGCCAGACCGGAGCATCGCTGCTCGCGTTGCTGGAAACCCGGCTCGACAACGTGGTGTACAGGTTGAACCTGGCCACGTCGCGTGCCCAGGCCCGCCAGCTGGTCAGGCACCGCCACTTCACCCTCAACGGTAAACGCGTCAACATCCCGTCCATGCAGGTCAGGCCGGGTGACGGCGTCGCCGTCGTGGAGACCAGCACCAAGTCGCCGCTGTTCGGAGCCCTCACGGAGTACGCGAAGGGACGCCGCGTGCCCGGCTGGCTCGAATTCAACGAGCAAGAGCTCAAGGCGAAGGTGCTGGCCAGGCCCGCGCGCGCGGATATCGACACGAACGTCGAAGAACAATTGATCGTCGAGTACTACTCGCGATAG
- a CDS encoding DNA-directed RNA polymerase subunit alpha, producing the protein MAVLEFQRASIEVRERRDNYAKFAIEPLERGFGITLGNSLRRILLSSLPGAAVTYVKIDGVLHEFSTIPGVVEDTTNIILNLKGLPLKLSVDEPKVLRIEATGEREVTASDIVPDADIELLEPDYHIATLSDKKARLFMEIGVEKWRGYVTADKQRNVEHVIGLIPVDSIFTPIRKVAYQIEDTRVGQVTDYDRLIIEIETNGSLTPDEALSTAAGILQDQLGMFVTFSGRPEIEAPVEEAKPFAGWDIPVDELDLSVRSYNCLKRAGITKISELLQKTEEEIMNMRNLGKKSVDEIKEKLQERNLSLKAQ; encoded by the coding sequence ATGGCAGTTTTGGAATTTCAACGGGCATCGATCGAGGTGCGGGAGCGCCGCGATAACTATGCCAAGTTCGCGATCGAGCCGCTGGAGCGCGGGTTTGGGATAACGCTCGGCAACAGCTTGCGACGGATCTTGCTCTCATCGTTGCCCGGCGCGGCGGTGACGTATGTCAAGATCGACGGCGTGCTGCACGAGTTCTCCACCATTCCGGGGGTCGTCGAAGACACGACGAACATCATCCTCAATCTCAAGGGCTTGCCGTTGAAGCTGAGCGTCGATGAGCCGAAAGTGCTGCGCATAGAGGCAACGGGCGAACGCGAAGTCACGGCCTCGGACATCGTGCCGGACGCCGACATCGAGCTCTTGGAGCCCGACTATCACATCGCGACGCTATCGGACAAAAAGGCCCGTCTCTTTATGGAGATCGGCGTCGAGAAATGGCGCGGCTACGTCACGGCCGACAAGCAGCGCAACGTGGAGCACGTGATCGGGCTTATTCCGGTTGATTCGATCTTCACGCCCATCCGCAAGGTCGCATATCAGATCGAGGACACGCGCGTCGGACAGGTCACGGATTACGACCGTCTCATCATCGAGATCGAGACGAACGGCAGTCTCACGCCCGACGAGGCGCTCAGCACCGCGGCCGGCATCTTGCAAGACCAGCTCGGCATGTTCGTCACGTTCAGTGGCCGGCCGGAGATCGAAGCGCCGGTGGAAGAGGCCAAGCCGTTCGCCGGCTGGGATATTCCGGTCGACGAGTTGGACCTCTCCGTGCGATCGTACAACTGCTTGAAGCGGGCGGGTATCACGAAGATCTCGGAGCTGTTGCAGAAGACAGAAGAAGAGATCATGAACATGCGCAACCTCGGCAAGAAATCAGTGGACGAGATCAAGGAGAAGCTGCAAGAGCGCAACCTCTCCTTGAAAGCGCAGTAG
- the rplQ gene encoding 50S ribosomal protein L17 gives MRHKLATKRLGRNDDHRRSMLRNLATSLFTHGKIETTIVRAKEVSRVASRLITRAKKGDLQSRRLIAAYLTSEDVAKKVVEVIAPSLAARKGGYTRVIRTRIRKGDAAEMAQLELLQS, from the coding sequence ATGCGGCATAAACTTGCTACCAAACGGCTAGGGCGCAACGACGACCATCGTCGCTCGATGCTGCGCAATCTCGCCACGTCGCTCTTCACCCACGGCAAGATCGAGACCACGATCGTGCGCGCGAAAGAAGTGTCGCGCGTAGCGTCTCGCCTGATCACCCGAGCGAAGAAGGGCGATCTGCAAAGCCGCCGACTGATCGCCGCCTATCTCACATCGGAGGACGTCGCGAAGAAAGTCGTCGAGGTGATCGCGCCAAGCCTTGCCGCTCGCAAAGGCGGCTACACGCGCGTCATACGCACGCGCATCCGCAAGGGTGACGCCGCCGAGATGGCTCAACTGGAACTGCTGCAATCGTAG
- a CDS encoding DUF4383 domain-containing protein has translation MAKTLATLFGAIYLIVGIAGFIPAFGGTMSMTPSMLFGIADVNLLHNLVHVIIGLAGLAGGRTESGGISFCKTFGIILLLIGVVGFLTPNLLGILPIGGGDIWIHLTTGAILLIAGLTAAAPSKAAA, from the coding sequence ATGGCAAAGACCCTCGCGACTCTCTTCGGCGCCATATATCTTATCGTAGGCATCGCGGGCTTCATCCCTGCGTTCGGCGGCACGATGAGCATGACTCCGAGCATGCTGTTCGGGATCGCCGACGTCAATCTGCTGCATAACCTCGTCCACGTCATCATCGGTCTGGCCGGACTTGCGGGCGGCCGCACGGAATCCGGCGGTATTTCGTTCTGCAAGACGTTTGGTATCATTTTGCTGCTCATCGGCGTCGTCGGATTCCTGACGCCGAACCTGCTCGGCATCTTGCCGATCGGCGGCGGCGATATCTGGATCCACCTCACCACCGGTGCGATCTTGCTGATCGCCGGGCTCACGGCTGCTGCGCCTTCGAAGGCGGCCGCGTAG
- a CDS encoding 2-hydroxyacid dehydrogenase, with product MRILFCGEGFSESRRRLAPLLTNTELATCRADRVLQSLDGVDVIVPYVSRIDRAIISGGRFGLVQQFGVGLDGVDLEAATSAGVWVARVPSAGTGNAESVAEHALLLMLALSRRLPQTRAALAAGEVGEPAGLALWGKTACIVGLGDIGSALALRLQALGMRLIAVRRRPQAGGAPELGVERVFGPEELHAALALADYVILCVNYDQASRNLIDGAALQAMKRGAFVINVARGGLVDPDALLSALRSGHVAGAGLDVFWEEPPDPRHPLFKENVIATPHIAGVTDASYVGIAQVVADNVKRYARGEAPRFAVNTPSSAAQRARSAR from the coding sequence GTGCGAATCTTATTCTGCGGTGAAGGTTTTTCCGAGTCGCGCCGCCGCTTAGCTCCGCTGCTGACGAATACCGAGTTAGCGACGTGTCGCGCCGATCGCGTGCTCCAGTCGCTCGACGGCGTCGACGTCATCGTGCCGTACGTGAGCCGTATCGACCGCGCGATCATCAGTGGCGGAAGATTCGGGCTCGTGCAGCAGTTCGGCGTCGGGCTTGACGGTGTCGATCTCGAGGCGGCGACCTCCGCCGGCGTCTGGGTAGCGCGGGTTCCAAGTGCGGGCACGGGCAACGCCGAGTCAGTCGCGGAGCACGCGCTGCTGCTGATGCTGGCTCTTTCGCGACGGCTTCCGCAGACCCGGGCTGCGCTTGCCGCCGGAGAGGTAGGCGAACCGGCCGGGCTTGCGTTGTGGGGCAAGACTGCGTGTATCGTCGGCTTGGGTGACATCGGCAGCGCGCTTGCGCTTCGCCTGCAGGCCCTCGGCATGCGGCTGATCGCCGTCCGCCGGCGGCCGCAAGCGGGCGGTGCGCCCGAACTGGGCGTCGAGCGCGTCTTCGGTCCGGAGGAACTTCACGCGGCGCTCGCCTTGGCAGACTACGTGATCCTCTGCGTCAACTACGACCAGGCGTCGCGCAATCTTATCGACGGCGCTGCGCTGCAGGCCATGAAGCGCGGGGCGTTCGTGATCAACGTCGCGCGCGGCGGACTCGTCGATCCGGACGCGCTGCTGAGCGCGTTGCGGTCGGGCCACGTCGCGGGCGCGGGCTTAGATGTGTTTTGGGAGGAGCCGCCGGACCCGCGTCATCCGCTTTTCAAAGAAAACGTCATAGCGACGCCGCACATCGCGGGCGTCACGGACGCCTCGTACGTCGGCATCGCCCAGGTCGTCGCGGACAACGTGAAGCGTTACGCGCGCGGCGAGGCGCCGCGCTTCGCCGTCAATACGCCGTCATCCGCCGCGCAGCGGGCGCGCAGCGCGCGCTGA
- the pckA gene encoding phosphoenolpyruvate carboxykinase (ATP): MALLAGESFGLESFGFGPVRRVWSNLNAPQLYEEAIRRREGLAAIAGPLVVRTGKHTGRSPQDKFFVDEPSSREQIDWGKTNKPFDAARFTALLGRVDEYLRDREVFVLDAFAGADPSFRLPIRVVTERAWHNLFAHHLFIPTKPAEREAFRPEFAVVDACDFLAVPDRDGTRSETFIICDFSRKLVLIGGTTYGGEIKKSIFTVMNYLLPLRGAMPMHCSANVGKAGDTAIFFGLSGTGKTTLSADPERALIGDDEHGWTDQGIFNFEGGCYAKAINLSATLEPQIYPTTRTFASVLENVVMDEQTRELDLDDASLTENTRVAYPLTSVTNTVPSGRGGHPQNLVMLTCDAFGVLPPIARMTPAQAMYHFLSGYTAKVAGTEKGVTEPQTTFSHCFGAPFMVHHPVVYAKQLGELIAKHKVRCWLVNTGWSGGAYGTGKRMKLPFTRAMVAAALSGALDQATFVPDPIFKVEVPTAVPGVPSDVLNARGTWPDAAAYDAKAHELAAKFAENFKRFDDAATPEIKAAAPVV, from the coding sequence ATGGCATTGCTCGCTGGCGAGTCGTTCGGCCTCGAATCATTCGGCTTCGGACCCGTACGGCGCGTCTGGAGCAATCTGAACGCTCCGCAGCTCTATGAAGAGGCGATTCGCCGGCGTGAGGGCCTCGCGGCCATAGCGGGGCCTCTTGTCGTCCGCACGGGCAAACACACCGGCCGTTCGCCGCAAGACAAGTTCTTCGTCGACGAACCGTCGAGCCGAGAGCAGATCGACTGGGGCAAGACCAACAAGCCGTTCGACGCCGCCCGCTTTACCGCGCTGCTCGGCAGAGTCGACGAATATCTGCGCGATCGCGAGGTCTTCGTGCTCGACGCCTTCGCCGGAGCGGATCCGTCGTTCCGGCTGCCCATCCGCGTCGTGACCGAACGCGCATGGCACAACCTCTTCGCGCATCATCTCTTCATTCCGACGAAGCCCGCCGAACGTGAAGCGTTCCGGCCCGAATTCGCCGTGGTCGATGCGTGCGATTTCCTCGCCGTACCCGATCGAGACGGCACGCGCTCGGAGACGTTCATCATCTGCGATTTCTCGCGCAAGCTCGTGCTCATCGGCGGCACGACCTACGGCGGCGAAATCAAGAAGTCCATCTTCACCGTCATGAACTATCTCTTGCCGTTGCGCGGCGCGATGCCCATGCATTGCTCGGCAAACGTCGGCAAAGCGGGCGACACCGCGATTTTCTTCGGTCTATCGGGAACAGGGAAGACCACGCTGTCAGCCGACCCGGAGCGCGCGCTCATCGGCGACGACGAACACGGCTGGACAGACCAGGGCATCTTCAATTTTGAGGGCGGCTGCTACGCGAAGGCGATCAATCTGTCAGCGACGCTCGAGCCTCAGATCTATCCGACCACGCGGACGTTCGCTTCGGTTCTGGAAAACGTCGTCATGGACGAACAGACGCGCGAACTCGATCTCGACGACGCTTCGCTCACCGAGAACACGCGCGTCGCGTATCCGTTGACGTCCGTGACCAACACCGTGCCTTCCGGACGCGGCGGCCACCCGCAGAATCTCGTCATGCTCACGTGTGACGCGTTCGGCGTTCTGCCGCCTATCGCGCGCATGACGCCCGCGCAAGCGATGTACCATTTCTTGTCGGGGTACACGGCGAAAGTCGCCGGCACCGAAAAGGGCGTCACCGAACCGCAGACCACCTTCTCCCACTGCTTTGGTGCGCCGTTCATGGTGCACCATCCGGTCGTCTATGCCAAGCAGCTTGGCGAACTCATCGCCAAACACAAGGTGCGCTGCTGGCTCGTGAACACCGGCTGGAGCGGCGGAGCGTACGGGACCGGCAAGCGGATGAAATTGCCGTTCACACGCGCGATGGTCGCGGCCGCCCTATCGGGCGCTCTCGATCAGGCGACGTTCGTACCCGATCCGATATTCAAGGTCGAAGTGCCCACGGCCGTACCGGGCGTGCCGAGCGACGTGCTCAATGCGCGCGGCACGTGGCCCGATGCTGCGGCATACGATGCAAAGGCGCACGAGCTTGCTGCGAAATTCGCGGAGAACTTCAAGCGCTTCGACGACGCCGCTACTCCGGAGATCAAAGCCGCCGCCCCAGTCGTCTAA
- a CDS encoding threonine/serine dehydratase, producing the protein MINVRALVDAALPRIREHVRETPLEPSAYFSERAGAPVHLKLENLQVTGSFKARGAFNKLLSLSASELARGIVAASTGNHGAAVAYSAKRLGLSALVFVPENASPAKVENIRRYGASIITHGPEGGVTEAFARAYAAERGMTYVSPYNDADVIGGQGTIGHEIAASMPEVDAVVVPLGGGGMISGIAGYLKAVRPAVRIVAASPRNSMSMIESVRAGSIIETEHRPTLSDGTAGGVEAGSITFELCRSLVDDFIVVDESEIAEAMKAFIETHHMLCEGSAGVALAALGSLRDRGLANVAAIVSGANISAATLKTAL; encoded by the coding sequence CTGATCAACGTCAGGGCGCTCGTCGATGCCGCGCTCCCGCGCATTCGGGAGCACGTGCGCGAGACGCCGCTCGAACCGTCGGCCTACTTCAGCGAACGGGCCGGCGCACCGGTGCATCTCAAGCTCGAAAATCTCCAAGTAACCGGGTCGTTCAAGGCGCGCGGGGCGTTCAACAAACTTCTCTCGCTTTCCGCATCCGAGCTCGCGCGCGGTATCGTCGCCGCGTCGACCGGTAATCACGGCGCGGCCGTCGCCTATAGCGCGAAGCGTCTTGGTCTGAGCGCGCTCGTCTTTGTGCCGGAGAACGCGTCGCCCGCGAAGGTCGAAAACATCCGGCGCTACGGCGCCTCGATCATCACGCATGGTCCGGAAGGCGGCGTTACAGAGGCGTTCGCGCGCGCGTACGCAGCCGAACGCGGAATGACGTACGTATCTCCGTACAATGACGCAGATGTCATCGGAGGGCAGGGGACGATAGGGCATGAGATCGCGGCAAGCATGCCGGAGGTAGATGCGGTCGTGGTTCCGCTCGGCGGCGGCGGTATGATCTCTGGTATCGCCGGCTACTTGAAAGCGGTTCGACCGGCGGTCCGCATCGTTGCGGCTTCGCCGCGGAACTCGATGTCTATGATCGAGTCGGTTCGCGCCGGATCCATCATCGAAACCGAGCATCGCCCGACGCTTTCCGACGGTACGGCCGGCGGCGTCGAGGCCGGCTCGATCACCTTTGAACTTTGCCGGTCGCTCGTCGACGACTTCATCGTTGTCGATGAATCGGAGATCGCGGAAGCCATGAAGGCCTTCATCGAGACGCATCATATGCTCTGTGAGGGCAGCGCAGGTGTTGCGCTCGCCGCATTGGGGTCACTGCGCGATCGAGGTCTTGCGAATGTCGCTGCGATCGTGTCCGGTGCGAACATCTCCGCTGCAACGCTGAAAACCGCGCTCTAA
- a CDS encoding CoB--CoM heterodisulfide reductase iron-sulfur subunit B family protein has protein sequence MALKQYGYFPGCVAQESCKELDLATHVVAEKLDWELIKLDAASCCGASVVNDMNRHLARMLNARTFAEAEALGLDTVLTICSTCTGHMRQANHELLHNERYMKDANDVLARFGKKYSGKVETKHMAWILRDDIGIANIKKMVVRPLTGMKIGAFYGCHVLRPEEYAASGEDPRNPHNMEDLILALGAEPIVYEGRTRCCGFHIQLEKEEVTVNMVGQNMAMARDQGAESIVTGCPLCHLALDAYQTKSLDTAFGKTDLPVFHLPQLIALAFGVAPEKLGIQKHLTDASKVLVSAGIA, from the coding sequence ATGGCGCTCAAGCAATACGGCTACTTCCCGGGCTGCGTGGCGCAGGAGTCGTGCAAAGAGCTCGACTTGGCCACCCATGTGGTGGCCGAGAAGCTCGACTGGGAGCTGATCAAGCTCGATGCGGCGTCGTGCTGCGGCGCGAGCGTCGTGAACGACATGAATCGGCATCTCGCGCGCATGCTGAACGCGCGGACGTTCGCCGAAGCCGAAGCGCTTGGTCTGGACACCGTGCTGACGATCTGCTCCACCTGCACCGGTCACATGCGTCAAGCGAATCACGAGCTGCTGCACAACGAACGTTACATGAAGGACGCCAACGACGTTCTAGCGCGTTTCGGCAAGAAGTACAGCGGCAAAGTCGAGACCAAGCACATGGCGTGGATCTTGCGCGACGATATCGGCATCGCCAACATCAAGAAGATGGTCGTCCGCCCATTGACCGGCATGAAGATCGGTGCGTTCTACGGCTGTCATGTGCTCCGACCCGAGGAGTACGCCGCCTCCGGCGAAGACCCGCGCAATCCGCACAACATGGAGGACCTCATCCTCGCGCTGGGCGCCGAACCGATCGTGTACGAAGGGCGGACGCGCTGCTGCGGCTTTCATATACAGCTGGAGAAGGAAGAGGTCACGGTCAACATGGTCGGCCAGAACATGGCCATGGCGCGCGATCAAGGAGCCGAGAGCATCGTCACGGGCTGCCCGCTCTGCCATCTCGCGCTCGACGCCTACCAGACGAAGTCGCTCGATACCGCTTTCGGCAAGACCGACCTGCCTGTCTTCCATCTGCCGCAGCTCATCGCGCTTGCGTTCGGCGTCGCGCCCGAAAAGCTCGGCATCCAAAAGCACCTCACCGATGCGTCGAAGGTGCTCGTGAGCGCGGGAATAGCCTGA